A window of Bacteroidales bacterium genomic DNA:
AGTGGAATTGCCCGGAGACGGAACGGCAAAAGCGGTTGAATTTACGGAGCGGCAAACCGGTTATGTGCGCTTCGAAATATTGGAAGGTGGAAAAAATCCCGGTCTCTCCGAAATCGAAGTTTTTCCGTCGGGCCGTCAGTATCCCGATCCGGTTTCGTGGGTCGACCCGTATATTGAAACTAATCGCGGGCGTTTTTTCTTTTTCATTACAGGCTCGCGGCCTTTCGGGCTGGTCAGTGCAGCGCCGATGACCATTAACTGGAACAACGGCGGCGGCGGTTATGCCCATCGATCGACAGATATCTTGGGATTTCCCCAAATCCATTCGTGGACTATTTCGGGAATTAACCTGATGCCCACATTGGCCGGTGTCGACCCGACGAAAGGAGAACAACTCTGGAAATCGGATTTTAAACACGATGATGAAATAGTCCAGCCCGGATACCATCGGGTTTACCTGAATAAATACCATACCTGGGTAGAACAGACCTCAACCGACAGGGTCAGCTTTTATCGTTTTACCTATACAAAAGATGCTGCTGCCCAGATACTGCTGAGCCTGGGCGGGCATCTCGGCAACAGTCGCATGGCTAATGCGGAAGTGGTGAAAATCAGCGATACGGAATTTGAAGGTTCCGTGAGTTCGGTAGACAGGGCTTACAATGTCGGTCCGGTTGATGTCAAACTCTTTTTTGTGGTACAGTTCGACAAGTCATACCATACGTTGAATGGCTGGGAAGAAACGGAATTCCGGAAAAATATAGCATCAATGAGAAGCGACAGCCTTGGCGGCATTGCTCCTTGCTTCGACATGAAAGCCGGAGAGCAGTTGAAGATGAAGATCGCTGTTTCTTATACGAATGTCGAAAATGCACGGAAGAACCTGCAGGCAGAATGTACTTCATGGGATTTCGACCGGATGGTTGCCGAAAGCCGCAATACATGGAATGAATGGCTGGACCGCATTGAAGTGGAAGGCGGCAGGCCCGATCAACGGATAAAATTTTATACGGATTTATGGCATGTTCTGCTCGGACGCCAGAAGATAAGCGACGTATCGGGCGATTATCCCGACAGGACGGAAGGCCCCCGGCATGGAATTCACGGATATTTAACCGATGCGGTTTTCAAGATTAAAAATTCGAAAAAGCATGCCATGTACAATTCCGATGCTTTCTGGCTTACACAATGGAACCTGAATGTGCTTTGGGGTTTGGCCTGGCCCGAAATACAAGACGAGATGGCTTCTTCCATGGTTGCTTATGCCAACAACGGAGGATTACTTCCCCGAGGGCCTGCCGGAGGAGGCTATACCTACATTATGACCGGTTGTCCTTCAACCAATCTTATTGTCAGCGCCTATATGAAAAATATCCTGACCCGGACCGATCTTGAAAACGCTTTCCAGATGATCAGGAAAAACCATCATCCCGGGGGAATGATGGGAGGAGGCGTTTATTTTGCAGATGATCTTCGTTTTTATATCGAAAAAGGATGGTGGCCCAATAATGCCGGGATTAATATTGAGGCTGCTTTCCAGGATTGGGCGGTAGCGCAGATGGCGAAAAAACTCAATAAGGAAGACGATTACCAGTATTTTATGAAACGTTCGGCTTCATGGAAGAGTTGTTACGAACCGAACCACAAACTGTTGTTTCCCAAGAATCATGAAGGTAAATATACACATACCGATCCGTTGGAAGCATGGGGGTATGTCGAAGCAAATGCATGGCAGGCAACCTGGGGTGTTTCGCATGATATACCCGGACTGGCAAAACTGATGGGCGGAAATGCGGAGCTGTGCAAAAAGTTAAATGAAGCATTCGAGCGCTCAAGGGAAAGTGATTTTGTGTATAGTTACAGCAAAGGCTATGTGAGTTATGCCAATCAACCGGGTTGCTCCAACGCACATGTTTTCAACTATGCAAATGCTCCGTGGCTTACCCAGTATTGGGTACGTAGGGTTAATGAACAGGCTTATGGCGGAGTTACACCCGATCTGGGTTACGGCGGACATGATGAAGATCAGGGACAAATGGGTGGTGTCAGTGCACTGATGTCAATAGGCTTGTTCAGTATCATCGGTACAGAATCGTTAACACCTTACTACGAAATTACTTCTCCGGTATTCGATAAGATAACGATCCGTTTGAACAATGAATATTATAAAGGAAAAAAATTTGTGATCAAAACATATAATAATTCGGATGAAAACTGTTATATTCAAAAAGCGCAGCTAAACGGCAAACCATTAAATAACTTTTGGTTCACACATGAGCAGTTTGCTGCAGGCGGTGAACTGGAATTATGGTTAGGCAACGAACCGGATAAAGAATGGGGAGTGGAAACGTTCCCGCCAGTGAATTTAAAGACAGAATAAAATAAATAAGCACTCAGTGCTATTTGTTGTTTCTTTAAGTCGCATTGATCAAATGGATTACGTTCAGAAAATATAATATTAATTGTTTCATATTTCTTAAATACAATGTTTGTACGAAAGTTTATCATACTTGTTTCTTTATTGAATATATGGGTAGCCTCTAATGCCCAGCAAAGAAAACGTCCTGTTGATTATGTGGATGTGATGATAGGCATGTCCAATTCGCGGTGGATGTTGTTTCCCGGGCCCACCATGCCTTTCGGTATGGTGAAGTTGAGCCCCGACAATCAGGACGACGTGTGGATGGGCGGTTATGAATACACCAACAATATGATAAGTGGATTCAGCCATATACACGAATGGACGATGGGTGGTTTGTCCATGATGCCTGTCAATGGCGATTTGAAACTAAGCCCCGGTCGGGTTTCCGATCCTTTCAAGGGAGCAAATTCAGGATACCATTCCCGTATCATCAAAGAGAAGGAAACAGCAAAGCCGGGATATTATTCAGCTTTTTTGTTCGATTATGGTATTACAGCGGAACTTACAACAACCGACAGGTGCGGTTTTCAGCGGTATACATATCCTGAAGATAGCACATCACGTGTTATGATAAATCTGAAATTTCCCACCGAATGGGATTACAGCTTTGACGTTCACGATGCTGAAATTAAGAAAGTAAGCAGCACGGAAATAGAAGGTTATGTCCAATCTCAATCAGGACCGTGGTCGCGGTTCAATGAATATACGCTGCATTTTGTGATCCGCTTCAGTAAACCGTTCAAATCGTTGAATGGTTTTGAAAACGGCAATATACAACCGGATTGCAGCGGCATAAGGGGTAAGGATAATGTCGGCGCATTTGTAGCGTTCAACACGTCGGATGGGGAACAGATACTTGTCCAGTCGGGAATTTCGTTCGTCAGTATCGATAATGCACGGTTGAACCTGGATAAAGAGCTCGCCCCCTTTAACTGGAATTTTGACGCTGTAGTTGAAAATGCACAGGCTGTCTGGAACAATCTGTTATCCAAAATTCAGATTGAAGGTAAGAACGAAACAGATAAAATTAAGTTTTACACCAATCTGTATCGTTCGTACAGTGCGCGTACCATGATGGAAGATGTCAACGGCGAATACCGCGATGCCTGCGAAAACGTAGCAAAAGTTGCAGCAACGCAGCGACATATGTATAGTGGCGATGCTTTCTGGAACACTTTCTGGAATTGCAACGGTTTGTGGTCGCTGATTACGCCCGGTGTAATGAACGACATGGTGCATACACAGATCGAGATGTACGAACGTACGGGCTGGACATGTAAAGGTCCTGCAGGGATCGAATACTCTGCTATAATGGAAGGCTCCCATGAACTGGCTTTGATGGCGGCTGCTTACCAGAAAGGAATCCGCAATTTCGATGCGGAAAAAGCATATCAGGCCATGAAACATACCATGACTGCCGAAGGAGTGAACCATCCCTGCGGAGGTTTTGCAGGAAATCCTAATTTGAATACTTATGTGGAACTGGGATTTATGCCTTATGAGAAAGATGTGATTTCGAAAACACTGGATTATGCCTATGATGATTATTGTGTGGCGCAAATGGCCAAAGCGCTCGGCAAAAAGAAAGATTACGAATATTTTCTCAAACGTTCGCAGAATTACCGGAACTGTTTCGATCCGGCAACGAAATACGTTCGCCAGCGTCATGCCGACGGGAGCTGGAAAGATAACTTCGACCGTTTTTCAGCCGGGGGATTCATAGAGGGGAATTCCTGGCAATATTCATGGTACGTGCCGCACGATATTCCGGGTTTAGTGAAATATATCGGCGCCGATGAATTCAACAAGCGTTTGACCACAGGATTCGAAAAATCGGAGAAGCACAGGTTTGCAGCACATGTCTTCGACCACACCGGCGGACAATCGGCCGAATATTATATCAACCATGGGAATGAGATCAATATGCAGGCGGCATTTTTGTTCAATTTTTCGGG
This region includes:
- a CDS encoding GH92 family glycosyl hydrolase, whose protein sequence is MAVENKGCWRAKDKNAWVQLQWKNPQWIGKIVIYNFPAEEGRVSKGLLKFSDGSSIEVELPGDGTAKAVEFTERQTGYVRFEILEGGKNPGLSEIEVFPSGRQYPDPVSWVDPYIETNRGRFFFFITGSRPFGLVSAAPMTINWNNGGGGYAHRSTDILGFPQIHSWTISGINLMPTLAGVDPTKGEQLWKSDFKHDDEIVQPGYHRVYLNKYHTWVEQTSTDRVSFYRFTYTKDAAAQILLSLGGHLGNSRMANAEVVKISDTEFEGSVSSVDRAYNVGPVDVKLFFVVQFDKSYHTLNGWEETEFRKNIASMRSDSLGGIAPCFDMKAGEQLKMKIAVSYTNVENARKNLQAECTSWDFDRMVAESRNTWNEWLDRIEVEGGRPDQRIKFYTDLWHVLLGRQKISDVSGDYPDRTEGPRHGIHGYLTDAVFKIKNSKKHAMYNSDAFWLTQWNLNVLWGLAWPEIQDEMASSMVAYANNGGLLPRGPAGGGYTYIMTGCPSTNLIVSAYMKNILTRTDLENAFQMIRKNHHPGGMMGGGVYFADDLRFYIEKGWWPNNAGINIEAAFQDWAVAQMAKKLNKEDDYQYFMKRSASWKSCYEPNHKLLFPKNHEGKYTHTDPLEAWGYVEANAWQATWGVSHDIPGLAKLMGGNAELCKKLNEAFERSRESDFVYSYSKGYVSYANQPGCSNAHVFNYANAPWLTQYWVRRVNEQAYGGVTPDLGYGGHDEDQGQMGGVSALMSIGLFSIIGTESLTPYYEITSPVFDKITIRLNNEYYKGKKFVIKTYNNSDENCYIQKAQLNGKPLNNFWFTHEQFAAGGELELWLGNEPDKEWGVETFPPVNLKTE
- a CDS encoding GH92 family glycosyl hydrolase codes for the protein MFVRKFIILVSLLNIWVASNAQQRKRPVDYVDVMIGMSNSRWMLFPGPTMPFGMVKLSPDNQDDVWMGGYEYTNNMISGFSHIHEWTMGGLSMMPVNGDLKLSPGRVSDPFKGANSGYHSRIIKEKETAKPGYYSAFLFDYGITAELTTTDRCGFQRYTYPEDSTSRVMINLKFPTEWDYSFDVHDAEIKKVSSTEIEGYVQSQSGPWSRFNEYTLHFVIRFSKPFKSLNGFENGNIQPDCSGIRGKDNVGAFVAFNTSDGEQILVQSGISFVSIDNARLNLDKELAPFNWNFDAVVENAQAVWNNLLSKIQIEGKNETDKIKFYTNLYRSYSARTMMEDVNGEYRDACENVAKVAATQRHMYSGDAFWNTFWNCNGLWSLITPGVMNDMVHTQIEMYERTGWTCKGPAGIEYSAIMEGSHELALMAAAYQKGIRNFDAEKAYQAMKHTMTAEGVNHPCGGFAGNPNLNTYVELGFMPYEKDVISKTLDYAYDDYCVAQMAKALGKKKDYEYFLKRSQNYRNCFDPATKYVRQRHADGSWKDNFDRFSAGGFIEGNSWQYSWYVPHDIPGLVKYIGADEFNKRLTTGFEKSEKHRFAAHVFDHTGGQSAEYYINHGNEINMQAAFLFNFSGKPWLTQKYSRAIMDKYYGHTPLQGWEGDEDQGQMGAWFVMSAMGFFEMDGGVSVDPMVEITSPLFDKITIRLDADYYSGKTFIIEAINNSPENKYIQSAHLNGKPLREPRIYFKDITNGGKLVFEMGAEPKTDWNAKISQQIGKTKGNKPYKLRVASYNIRFDTPNDGANAWPNRKDAVKSLIKYHDIDIAGTQEGLYPMLQELCEHSGYAYFGAGLQDGKRDGQYSAIVYKKDKFSVLDSGNFWLSETPDKPSKGWDAGFNRVCSWIKFKDNETKNEFYFFNVHLDHQGVIARHESVKLMIQKINEIAEDCQVICTGDFNSTPETEQIGAFSGFLNDARNASKQPPYGPEGTFTNQFSNPVSNRIDYVFVSKHFDVNKYAVLTDYREIPYYPSDHLPVVADIISK